Proteins encoded in a region of the Nicotiana tomentosiformis chromosome 9, ASM39032v3, whole genome shotgun sequence genome:
- the LOC138898814 gene encoding uncharacterized protein: MKNLQVARGRESLDYEDLCIHPGVNMTVGYKPLKFDIFDGKCDPHAHLRAYYDKLVVVGSNEKLRMKLLIWSLTGEALTWHTRQGPRNWREWQDMAEDFMNRFRFNIEITPDRFELVNLKNKLSDHSNNMNVNGGQRPLERNTRKMTVN; encoded by the coding sequence ATGAAGAACCTTCAGGTCGCTCGAGGGAGAGAAAGTCTAGACTATGAGGATCTGTGTATCCACCCTGGTGTGAACATGACGGTAGGGTACAAGCCTCTGaagtttgatatctttgatgggaAATGTGATCCCCATGCGCACCTGAGAGCCTACTACGATAAGCTAGTTGTAGTAGGAAGTAATGAGAAGTTAAGGATGAAGTTGCTCATATGGAGTTTGACAGGGGAAGCACTTACTTGGCACACTCGCCAAGGTCCCCGAAACTGGAGGGAGTGGCAAGATATGGCAGAAGATTTCATGAATCGCTTCCGGTTCAACATAGAAATTACCCCTGATAGGTTCGAACTGGTAAACTTGAAGAATAAACTTTCAGATCATTCCAATAATATGAACGTCAATGGAGGCCAGAGGCCGCTAGAGCGTAATACCCGTAAGATGACAGTGAATTGA